The following proteins are co-located in the Podarcis raffonei isolate rPodRaf1 chromosome 5, rPodRaf1.pri, whole genome shotgun sequence genome:
- the LOC128413778 gene encoding phospholipase A2 inhibitor alpha-like protein — protein MRLFLAFSVLLLGTSLTSSHPTPDEDLNKRVHGLEETVNHLKIKLDALDNAFYTVHKARSFGTGSERLYTTNLGEGDFETLRATCLAAGGHVPSPKKEAETNALQSVLKRHEKSAYVTGHNSDAYTNWASGEPSNSDGTKNCTKAAKDGKWHSTSCEEKLLTVCEFSFIP, from the exons ATGCGTCTGTTTCTAGCATTCAGTGTTCTTCTTCTGGGAACATCTTTGACCAGCTCACATCCAACCCCAGACGAAGATTTGAACAAAA GAGTACACGGTTTGGAAGAAACTGTGAAccatttgaaaataaaattggaCGCACTAGACAATGCTTTCTATACAGTCCATAAAG CTCGCAGTTTTGGAACTGGCAGTGAAAGGTTATACACCACAAATCTTGGTGAAGGGGACTTCGAAACGCTCAGGGCCACCTGTCTCGCCGCTGGCGGTCATGTTCCTTCTCCGAAGAAGGAGGCTGAGACCAACGCTTTGCAGAGTGTGTTGAAGAGGCATGAGAAATCGGCCTATGTTACAGGCCACAATTCTGACGCATACACAAACTGGGCATCTGGGGAACCAAGCAACTCTGATGGAACTAAGAACTGTACAAAAGCTGCCAAAGATGGAAAGTGGCACTCTACATCATGCGAAGAGAAGCTCCTCACTGTTTGTGAATTTTCCTTTATCCCCTAA